The DNA sequence GTCGGTGCCGCATGCCGCGCTCTCGAGCAGCGAGTCGGTCTGGGTGACGGTGACGTTCACCAACGTGTCCAACTCACCGGTGCGCGTGTTGAAGCGGCACGCTGCCGTCGGGGGGCTCCGTGAGGACCTGCTCTCCGTGACGGTGGACGGCGCGAGCGTGCCGTACCAAGGGCGGCGCTATCACTGGGCTCCGCCCCGTGAGACGGACTTCCTGCGCTTGGAGCCGGGCGAGCAGGTGTCGA is a window from the Myxococcaceae bacterium JPH2 genome containing:
- a CDS encoding peptidase M35 gives rise to the protein MSLGRSGCERHWLGAALGLLFLGACGAPEPRPATSSEVARDAVAGDVEVALSVPHAALSSSESVWVTVTFTNVSNSPVRVLKRHAAVGGLREDLLSVTVDGASVPYQGRRYHWAPPRETDFLRLEPGEQVS